DNA from Arthrobacter sp. SLBN-112:
GCCGAGGTCCTGGATCTCGCTGATGTCCGCGCCCCGCCGGACCAGTTCGGTCCGGACATCGGTGATGTCCGGGACCACCAGCTGCAGTCCTTCCAGGCTGCCCGGCGCCATGGTGGTCATCCCGGTGCCGATCACCACCGAGGTGGCCGAACCCGGAGGAGTCAACTGGACCACCCTCATGCCCGGGATGTGCTCCACGTCGTGGTCCAGCACGAAGCCCAGTTTTTCGGTATAGAACGCTTTCGACCTGTCGACATCGGAAACCGGGACCTGGACAACCTCGAGCCGCATCTGCATCTGGCCACTTTATCTTTGCGCCCCCATGAAGGGAACGGATGCACCTTTTACGGCTTGGGGCCTGAAATTGCCGGTCAATTATTAAGGGCAAAAGGAGCTTTGCGTCGGTGTTCCTCAAGGTCCCATCAAGAGTGGCTGAATGTTGGCCCAAGATCCGGCAAATGACCCTTGTCGGGCGAAAACGCGGCATAGGCTCAGCGGCGACGACTTTGTCGGGCTAAGCAGAAGCCTCGGCACTTGCAGGGCCGGATATTCGGGCCCTCATCAATGGGGAAAACTTGTCCGACTACGAAACCCTTCTCGGGTCTGTTCCGTCTGCGCCGGCGCCGAAGCCGCCGCGGAAACCTCGCGCCTCAACGTTCATCGTTGGCATTCTCACCGCACTGTTCATGCTCTTTGGGGCACTGACCGGCGGATTAGGCGGTGCCCTGGTGTTCCTGGGCATTTCGGCTGCGCTCACCGGCCTGTACGTCCTGCTTACAGGGCGGCGTTCCTGGGCCTGGCTCCCGGCGAAACGCAAGGCCGGCGCCGTTGCGCTCGCCGCGTCCTTCGCCCTCTTCATTGGCGGGGCTGTCGCCTTGCCGCACGTCGCCAGTGCGGACTTGAAGGCGGCGTCCTCGGAGAGCACTGCCAAGGCGGCGCCCACCAATGCCAGCCCAACCGCAACAGCCAAGGTGACGCCGTCGTCCACGCCAACTCCCACCGCTGACAGCGATGGTGAGCCCCTGGACCCGGAGAACCCCTACCTTCTCGCGGCCGGCGTCACCGCCACCGCGCCTCACACGCAGCCCGCTTACGCCACTCGGGCGCTGGATTTGCTGGCCACCCTTCCCATCAAGGGCCGGGCGCCGAAGACCGGCTACGACCGGGGGCAGTTCGGCCAGGCGTGGGCGGACGTGGACCGGAACGGCTGCGATACCCGCAACGACATTCTCAAGCGCGACCTTACCGGTATCACCTATACGAACAGTGTTCCCTGCAAGGTGCAGACGGGGACCCTGGCGGATCCCTACACGGGCAAGACCATCAGCTTTGTCCGGGGCTCGGGCACCAGCACTGCCGTGCAGATCGACCACGTAGTAGCGCTCAGTGATGCCTGGCAGAAGGGCGCGCAACAGCTGACCGCGGAGCAGCGGACGGCGTTCGCGAACGATCCGCTGAACCTGCAGGCCACCGATGGTCCCACCAACCAGCAAAAGGGCGACGGCGACGCGGCCACCTGGCTGCCAGCGAACAAGGCCTTCCGGTGTGAGTACGTGGCCCGGCAAATCTCCGTGAAGGCAACATACGGGCTGTGGGTCACGCAGGCGGAGCACGACGCGATGGCGCGCATCCTGGGTGACTGCTCCGGCCAGCTGGCCCCGACGAACCAGCAGGCTCCGGCTCCCGCACCGGCAGTGGTTGAACCGGCACCCGCGGTTGCTCCTGCTCCCGCACCGGTCGCTCCAGCTCCGGTCGCACCCGCTCCTGCTCCCGCACCGGTCGCGCCGGCTCCCGTGGCACCTGCTCCGGTTGCACCCGCGCCTGCCGCCGTTTACTACGCCAACTGCACCGCGGCGAGAGCCGCCGGAGCTGCACCGCTCTACGCCGGCCAGGCAGGCTACCGCCCTGCCCTGGACCGGGATTCCGACGGCATCGCCTGCGAATAGGCCCCACTCTTGTCCGGATTCTCCGGACGCACCTTTATCACCAGAACGCATTCCTAGGGGGAATCATGAAAGTTAATCCCAGTCCTGCACTCACCAGGATGAACAAGACGCTGGCTCTGGCTGTGCTGGCCGGCCTGATGCTGACGGGTTGCGGCGGCAAGGAAGCGGCAACTCAGACCACAGCAACGGCAACCGCTGTGGCTGCGGTTGCCGAGAACGTCACCGTTCCCGCCGTAACTGGCCTGACCTTGGACAAGGCTACCGAGCAGCTGAAAAAGCTCGGCTTCAAGGTTGAGGCTGTGGACACCGTCAAGGGCAAGTCGATCATCGTTGAGAAAAACTGGCAGGTGATTTCCCAAGATCCTGCCAACGGTGCACAGGCTGCGAAGGGCTCCACCGTGCATCTCGGCGTCAAGAACCTCGACGACGTGGCCGCTGAGAAGGCTGCTGCCGAAAAGGCGGCAACTGCCAAGATTGCGGCCGAGAAGGCTGCAGCCGATCAGGCGGCCGCAGCGAAGGCAGCGGCTGACAAGGCCGCGGCGGATAAAGCCGCTGCGGACCAGGCCGCCGCAAAGGCTGCAGCCGACCAGGCCGCGCGGGACGCTGCTGCGAAGCTTGCTGCTGATCAAGCGGCTGCCCAGCAGGCAGCGCAGGCACCAGCACAAGCGCCGGCAGCTGCGGGAGGCGCAACGCCCGGGGCCTTTTGTTCACCCACGGGCTCTGTGGCGCTGAGCAGCAAGGGAGTTACTTACACCTGCAAGCCGTCCGCTACGGATTCGCGTTCACGGTGGCGGCAGTAGCTGAACCAGGTCCGTCGAGCCGCGGTGCCTCCTTTTTGGGAGGTGTCCGCGGCTTGTCAGGTTTAAGAGCTACTGCGGGACAGCAGGCCTCGGAGGGTGAGGAGCGGGGGCCAGGCTCTCTGTGCTGCAGCACACATAGGGGAATTACGACGGCGGGAGGCGGCTTGGATGCCCAAGCGGCCGTTCCTAGCCCGGAATTCCGCGGATCTTTAGTCCCCAAAGGTCGATTTGCGGTTGGGTGTGGGGGCGGGTATTGTTTTCTGAGTCGCCGCCGCTGAAGCGGAAAGATAGCGACCAAACCCCTTACGAAACAGCCTGAAAATGGTTCGCCTCTTGGCGTGCCGGACGTGGGTGGGGCTGGTTTCAGAGCTATGAAGATCGCGGAAACGCTGATTTGCGAAGCTCTTTGAAACCGGGTAAGTTTGGAAAGTTGCTCCGGAGCGATCCTGAACGAAAGTTTGGGTGGTGCCGGGTGTGTCTGTTGTTTGAGAACTCAATAGTGTGCCAAGTTTGTTGATACCGATTTTTTATAAATTGGTTGATTGTGCTGTGCCGCCACCCCGTGGTTGGCATGGTGTTTTTAGCTGGTTTCAAATTTTGCAGCTGTTTCTGCCGTTATTTCCGGTGGTTGTGGTTGTGTCTGTTTTTGTTTTACTTCAACGGAGAGTTTGATCCTGGCTCAGGATGAACGCTGGCGGCGTGCTTAACACATGCAAGTCGAACGATGAAGCCCACTTGTGGGTGGATTAGTGGCGAACGGGTGAGTAACACGTGAGTAACCTGCCCTTGACTCTGGGATAAGCCTGGGAAACTGGGTCTAATACCGGATATGACCTTCCATCGCATGGTGGTTGGTGGAAAGCTTTTGTGGTTTTGGATGGACTCGCGGCCTATCAGCTTGTTGGTGGGGTAATGGCCTACCAAGGCGACGACGGGTAGCCGGCCTGAGAGGGTGACCGGCCACACTGGGACTGAGACACGGCCCAGACTCCTACGGGAGGCAGCAGTGGGGAATATTGCACAATGGGCGCAAGCCTGATGCAGCGACGCCGCGTGAGGGATGACGGCCTTCGGGTTGTAAACCTCTTTCAGTAGGGAAGAAGCGAAAGTGACGGTACCTGCAGAAGAAGCGCCGGCTAACTACGTGCCAGCAGCCGCGGTAATACGTAGGGCGCAAGCGTTATCCGGAATTATTGGGCGTAAAGAGCTCGTAGGCGGTTTGTCGCGTCTGCCGTGAAAGTCCGGGGCTCAACTCCGGATCTGCGGTGGGTACGGGCAGACTAGAGTGATGTAGGGGAGACTGGAATTCCTGGTGTAGCGGTGAAATGCGCAGATATCAGGAGGAACACCGATGGCGAAGGCAGGTCTCTGGGCATTAACTGACGCTGAGGAGCGAAAGCATGGGGAGCGAACAGGATTAGATACCCTGGTAGTCCATGCCGTAAACGTTGGGCACTAGGTGTGGGGGACATTCCACGTTTTCCGCGCCGTAGCTAACGCATTAAGTGCCCCGCCTGGGGAGTACGGCCGCAAGGCTAAAACTCAAAGGAATTGACGGGGGCCCGCACAAGCGGCGGAGCATGCGGATTAATTCGATGCAACGCGAAGAACCTTACCAAGGCTTGACATGAACCGGTAACGCCTGGAAACAGGTGCCCCGCTTGCGGTCGGTTTACAGGTGGTGCATGGTTGTCGTCAGCTCGTGTCGTGAGATGTTGGGTTAAGTCCCGCAACGAGCGCAACCCTCGTTCTATGTTGCCAGCACGTGATGGTGGGGACTCATAGGAGACTGCCGGGGTCAACTCGGAGGAAGGTGGGGACGACGTCAAATCATCATGCCCCTTATGTCTTGGGCTTCACGCATGCTACAATGGCCGGTACAAAGGGTTGCGATACTGTGAGGTGGAGCTAATCCCAAAAAGCCGGTCTCAGTTCGGATTGGGGTCTGCAACTCGACCCCATGAAGTCGGAGTCGCTAGTAATCGCAGATCAGCAACGCTGCGGTGAATACGTTCCCGGGCCTTGTACACACCGCCCGTCAAGTCACGAAAGTTGGTAACACCCGAAGCCGGTGGCCTAACCCCTTGTGGGAGGGAGCTGTCGAAGGTGGGACTGGCGATTGGGACTAAGTCGTAACAAGGTAGCCGTACCGGAAGGTGCGGCTGGATCACCTCCTTTCTAAGGAGCACCTCCAACCTTTTCCTGTCCTGGTGGATGCCGGGGTGGGGGGTTGTCAGGAAGCAAGCCCGCAGCATGGACGTTTGTTCCGTGGCGGGTGCTCATGGGTGGAATATCAACGAATAGGTGCCTGGTGGCACGAATCATTTGTGCTAGTACGGGCCGGCTCCTTTGTGGGTTGGTTCAGGAACGTTGTGTGGTTTGTTCTGCTGGGTAGTGTTTGGCACACTGTTGGGTCCTGAGGCAACAGGACCGTTTGGGGGCCTTCGGCTTTCCTGGACGGGAGTGTTTGTTTCTGGTTTCCCTGCCATGACGTCCCGTGCATGCTAACCCTTTTGGGGGTTGTGTGCGGGGGTGTGTGGTGTGGGGTTGTTGTTTGAGAACTACATAGTGGACGCGAGCATCTTGTATAAGAAGCAATTTCCAAGATTAATGAACCTGGATCTGGCTGCGCTGTTGATGCCCTTTTTTGGGGTGTTGGGGTGTGGTTGGTTTTCGTGGTTCTCTCGAAAATGTTTTTGATCTTTGTGGTCAAGTTTTTAAGAGCACACGGTGGATGCCTTGGCATTAGGAGCCGAAGAAGGACGTAGGAATCTGCGATAAGCCTGGGGGAGTCGATAACCGGACTGTGATCCCAGGGTGTCCGAATGGGGAAACCCCGCCAAGCGCGCGAGTGACTTGGTGACCCGTACCTGAACACATAGGGTGCGTGGGGGGAACGCGGGGAAGTGAAACATCTCAGTACCCGCAGGAAGAGAAAACAATAGTGATTCCGTTAGTAGTGGCGAGCGAACGCGGATCAGGCTAAACCGTTCCATGTGTGATAGCCGGCGGGCGTTGCATGGTCGGGGTTGTGGGACTTTCCATACCAGTTCTGCCGGGCTGGTGGGGTGTGATGTGCGCGCATAGGTGAACGGTTTTGAAAGGCCGGCCAGAGAGGGTGTTAGTCCCGTAACCGTAATGTGTTTGTACCGCCTGTGAGAGTATCCCAAGTAGTACGGGGCCCGAGAAATCCCGTGCGAATCTGTCAGGACCACCTGATAAGCCTAAATACTCCCTAATGACCGATAGCGGACCAGTACCGTGAGGGAAAGGTGAAAAGTACCCCGGGAGGGGAGTGAAACAGTACCTGAAACCGTGTGCTTACAATCCGTCGGAGCCAGTCTGATTCTGGTGACGGCGTGCCTTTTGAAGAATGAGCCTGCGAGTTAGTGTTACGTCGCGAGGTTAACCCGTGTGGGGCAGCCGTAGCGAAAGCGAGTCTGAATAGGGCGTTGCAGTGGCGTGATCTAGACCCGAAGCGAAGTGATCTACCCATGGCCAGGTTGAAGCGACGGTAAGACGTCGTGGAGGACCGAACCCACTTCAGTTGAAAATGGAGGGGATGAGCTGTGGGTAGGGGTGAAAGGCCAATCAAACTTCGTGATAGCTGGTTCTCCCCGAAATGCATTTAGGTGCAGCGTTGCGTGTTTCTTGCTGGAGGTAGAGCTACTGGATGGCTAATGGGCCCTACAAGGTTACTGACGTCAGCCAAACTCCGAATGCCGGTAAGTGAGAGCGCAGCAGTGAGACTGTGGGGGATAAGCTTCATAGTCGAGAGGGAAACAGCCCAGACCACCAACTAAGGCCCCTAAGCGTGTGCTAAGTGGGAAAGGATGTGGAGTTGCGAAGACAACCAGGAGGTTGGCTTAGAAGCAGCCACCCTTAAAAGAGTGCGTAATAGCTCACTGGTCAAGTGATTCCGCGCCGACAATGTAGCGGGGCTCAAGTACACCGCCGAAGTTGTGGATTTCGGATTTTAGCTAAGCCGCCCCTTGTGGGTTGGTTCAGGCGTCCGGAGTGGTAGGGGAGCGTCGTGTGGGCGGTGAAGTCGCGGTGTAAACCAGCGGTGGAGCCTACACGAGTGAGAATGCAGGCATGAGTAGCGAAAGACGGGTGAGAAACCCGTCCGCCGAATGATCAAGGGTTCCAGGGTCAAGCTAATCTGCCCTGGGTAAGTCGGGACCTAAGGCGAGGCCGACAGGCGTAGTCGATGGACAACGGGTTGATATTCCCGTACCGGCGAAAAACCGCCCATGCTGAGCGGGGGATACTAACTGCCCGAAACCTGCCCGACCGTCCTTTGGATGGAAGGGTTTTGGTGGAGCGCAGGACCTGATCCCGGGAGGCAAGCGTATTAACAGGTGTGACGCAGGAAGGTAGCCGAGCCGGGCGATGGTTGTCCCGGTCTAAGGATGTAGGGCGAGTGGTAGGCAAATCCGCCACTCACGTGCCTGAGATCTGATGGGACCCCCGTTTGGGGGGATTTGGTGATCCTATGCTGCCGAGAAAAGCATCGACGCGAGGTTTTAGCCGCCCGTACCCCAAACCGACACAGGTGATCAGGTAGAGAATACCAAGGCGATCGAGAGAATTATGGTTAAGGAACTCGGCAAAATGCCCCCGTAACTTCGGGAGAAGGGGGGCCCCAACCTTGATGGACACTTGCTGTCCGGAGGGGATCGGGGCCGCAGAGACCAGGGGGAAGCGACTGTTTACTAAAAACACAGGTCCGTGCGAAGTCGCAAGACGATGTATACGGACTGACTCCTGCCCGGTGCTGGAAGGTTAAGAGGACCGGTTAGCCGCAAGGCGAAGCTGAGAATTTAAGCCCCAGTAAACGGCGGTGGTAACTATAACCATCCTAAGGTAGCGAAATTCCTTGTCGGGTAAGTTCCGACCTGCACGAATGGAGTAACGACTTCCCCGCTGTCTCAACCATAAACTCGGCGAAATTGCAGTACGAGTAAAGATGCTCGTTACGCGCAGCAGGACGGAAAGACCCCGAGACCTTTACTATAGTTTGGTATTGGTGTTCGGAGTGGCTTGTGTAGGATAGGTGGGAGACGTTGAAGCCCGGACGCCAGTTCGGGTGGAGTCATCGTTGAAATACCACTCTGGTCACTTTGGACATCTAACTTCGGCCCGTAATCCGGGTCAGGGACAGTGCCTGATGGGTAGTTTAACTGGGGCGGTTGCCTCCTAAAAAGTAACGGAGGCGCCCAAAGGTTCCCTCAGCCTGGTTGGCAATCAGGTGTCGAGTGTAAGTGCACAAGGGAGCTTGACTGTGAGAGAGACATCTCGAGCAGGGACGAAAGTCGGGACTAGTGATCCGGCGGTACATTGTGGAATGGCCGTCGCTCAACGGATAAAAGGTACCTCGGGGATAACAGGCTGATCTTGCCCAAGAGTCCATATCGACGGCATGGTTTGGCACCTCGATGTCGGCTCGTCGCATCCTGGGGCTGGAGTAGGTCCCAAGGGTTGGGCTGTTCGCCCATTAAAGCGGTACGCGAGCTGGGTTTAGAACGTCGTGAGACAGTTCGGTCCCTATCCGCTGCGCGCGCAGGAAATTTGAGAAGGGCTGTCCTTAGTACGAGAGGACCGGGACGGACGAACCTCTGGTGTGTCAGTTGTACTGCCAAGTGCACCGCTGATTAGCTACGTTCGGATGGGATAACCGCTGAAAGCATCTAAGCGGGAAGCTCGCTTCGAGATGAGATTTCCATACACCCTCGGGTGTGAGAGGCCCCCAGCCAGACCACTGGGTTGATAGGCCGGATGTGGAAGCGAGGACTAACGACTCGTGAAGCTGACCGGTACTAATAGGCCAACAACTTACACCACACAGATATATACAAAACTCTGCTTGCGTCCACTATGTGGTTCCCAACCAACAACCCGCCACGGGAAACGTGTTGAACGGAACCAACAACTAAATACACAACACCACAATGTTGTAACCACAAGATTTCCCACACCCACCAAAACACCGGGGGTGACGGGTAAAAGGGTTACGGCGGTCATAGCGTGGGGGAAACGCCCGGTCCCATTCCGAACCCGGAAGCTAAGACCCACAGCGCCGATGGTACTGCACCCGGGAGGGTGTGGGAGAGTAGGTCACCGCCGGACACACATTAATGGTCGAGGCTCCAACCACACGGTTGGGGCCTCCCACATTTAACCCAGCTCCCACCCAACAAAACCCCACACCGCAACCCAGGAAACCAGCAGGAACTGATGGGGCACCCCATGAAGACCAACAGGAACTGATGGGGCGTTGCGGGGGAGTACGGTAATGGGACCGTAGGATTGTTGAACAATCTGAGTTTTTAGGGCATTCTTGGATGAACAGCAATCCGAGACGGAGATCACAATGCCCAGCATCGACCTGAACAGCGACGTCGGCGAGTCCTTTGGGAACTGGTCCTTCGGCGATGACGCCGCCATTTTCGAGAGCGTATCCAGCGCCAACGTGGCCTGCGGCTTCCACGCTGGCGACCCTATAGGCATCCTGGCCACCTGCCAGGCCGCCGCGAAGGCCGGCGTTACGGTGGGCGCACACC
Protein-coding regions in this window:
- a CDS encoding VOC family protein, producing the protein MQMRLEVVQVPVSDVDRSKAFYTEKLGFVLDHDVEHIPGMRVVQLTPPGSATSVVIGTGMTTMAPGSLEGLQLVVPDITDVRTELVRRGADISEIQDLGGVLFAYFSDPDGNRWVMQGQTPPDIRDAHKP
- a CDS encoding GmrSD restriction endonuclease domain-containing protein, translating into MSDYETLLGSVPSAPAPKPPRKPRASTFIVGILTALFMLFGALTGGLGGALVFLGISAALTGLYVLLTGRRSWAWLPAKRKAGAVALAASFALFIGGAVALPHVASADLKAASSESTAKAAPTNASPTATAKVTPSSTPTPTADSDGEPLDPENPYLLAAGVTATAPHTQPAYATRALDLLATLPIKGRAPKTGYDRGQFGQAWADVDRNGCDTRNDILKRDLTGITYTNSVPCKVQTGTLADPYTGKTISFVRGSGTSTAVQIDHVVALSDAWQKGAQQLTAEQRTAFANDPLNLQATDGPTNQQKGDGDAATWLPANKAFRCEYVARQISVKATYGLWVTQAEHDAMARILGDCSGQLAPTNQQAPAPAPAVVEPAPAVAPAPAPVAPAPVAPAPAPAPVAPAPVAPAPVAPAPAAVYYANCTAARAAGAAPLYAGQAGYRPALDRDSDGIACE
- a CDS encoding PASTA domain-containing protein, coding for MKVNPSPALTRMNKTLALAVLAGLMLTGCGGKEAATQTTATATAVAAVAENVTVPAVTGLTLDKATEQLKKLGFKVEAVDTVKGKSIIVEKNWQVISQDPANGAQAAKGSTVHLGVKNLDDVAAEKAAAEKAATAKIAAEKAAADQAAAAKAAADKAAADKAAADQAAAKAAADQAARDAAAKLAADQAAAQQAAQAPAQAPAAAGGATPGAFCSPTGSVALSSKGVTYTCKPSATDSRSRWRQ